ACCCGATGGTTCCACGAACCTTTCGGCGCGGATAGCGTGCCGGGCCGACTCCTGGACAATCGAAACCTTCGTTAATGGGCGTTTTGGAAGTCGCTCAGAAACCCGCTGTCGGCCCCGGCATCGCGGGGATGCGACCCTGATGCGGGTCCCGGGACGGATGCGGGGCCCGGGGACCGGGGACCGCGGTGGTTGCGGTCGCGCGCCTGGACCGGCAGCCACGACGACCGGCACGTCCCAGCGGAGGCACGGACACCGTGAGCGACAGCGACACCCGACCGATCGAGACCGGACCGATCGAGACCGGACCAGGCGAGACCGGGCCGGACGAGACCGGATCGGACGACGCCCGACCAGGCGACAGCGGCGCGGACCGCGCATTGGTGAGCCCGACCGGCTGGTCGCTGTGGGCCGGTGCCCCGGACGAGTCGGGCCGCCCGCTCGGTCCCCGCGCCCGCGGCGCCCTCACCGCCGACGTCTGCGTGGTGGGTGCTGGCTATACCGGCCTCTGGACCGCCTACCACCTCGCCCGCACCCATCCGGCGCTGCGGGTGGTCGTCGTCGAGAAGGAGACCGTCGGCTTCGGCGCGTCCGGGCGCAACGGGGGCTGGTGCTCGGCGCTGTTCCCGACCGCCGCGCTCGCCGCGCAGATGCGTCCCGCGCTGGCGGCGACCATCGACGAGATCGGGGCGATCGCCCTCGAGGAGGGCATCGACTGCGACTTCGTCAAGGCCGGGACGCTGCGCGTGGCCACGACGCCGGCCCAGGCGACCCGCCTGCGCCGCACCGCGGGCACCGAGTGGCTGGACGCGAACGAGGTCGCCGGGATCGTCCGGGTCGCCGGGGCCGAGGGCGGGGTGCTCGACCCTGACTGCGCGGTGCTGCATCCGGGCCGCCTCGTGCGCGGGCTCGCGGCCGCCGCCGAGCGCCGCGGGGTAACGGTGTTCGAACGCAGCCCAGCCCGCCGCATCGTTCCGGGGCGGGTGGTCCTCGACGGCGGGGTCGTGCGCGCCGACGTCATCGTGCGCGCCACCGAGGGCTACACCGCCACGTTGCCGGGGCTGCGCCGCGAGGTCGTGCCGATCTACTCCCTGGTCGTGGCGACCGAGCCGCTGGGCCCCGCGACATGGGACGAGATCGGCTGGGAGCGCAGGGTGGCGGTGACCGACGACCGGCACATGATCATCTATGCGCAGCGCACCGCCGACGGGCGGATCGTGCTCGGCGGCGAGGGCACGCCGTACCACTTCGGCTCCCGGATCAACCCGTCCTTCGACGTCGAGCCGGCCATCTTCGACCAGCTGCGGCAGACCCTCGCCACGTTGTTCCCAGCCGCGGCGACGGCTCGGATCACACACCGCTGGGGCGGGCCGCTGGGCGTGCCCCGCGACTGGACACCATCGGTCCACCTGGACCGCGCGACGGGGCTGGCACACGCCGGCGGCTACGTCGGGGACGGGGTGGCGGCGAGCGCGCTGGCCGGCCAGACCCTGGCCGAGCTGATCACGGGGCGCAGCTCGGAGCGGACCGGCCTGCCCTGGGTGCGCGGCGAACGGCGGCGCTGGGAGCCGGAGCCGCTGCGATGGCTCGGCATCACCGGCGGCACCCGGCTGGCCCGCGCGGTCGACGCCAGGGAGAACCGCACCGGTCGGCCGTCCCGGCTCGGTTCCGTCCTGGCGGCGCTCACCGGGGGCCACTGACCGCGGGACACCGAACGGGCCGCTGCATGCGACGCGGCGCGCTGCCGACAGCGGCTGCCAGTGACAGCGGCCGCCAGCGGCACTGTCAGCGGCCCGCAGCCAGCGGCACTGTCAGCGGCGGGCGAGGTCCCCCGCCATCACGTCCAGGCTGTCCAGGTAGCGGTCGACGTCCGCGTCGGTGTGCTGCACGGACAACGTCCACTCCTCCTCGCGGCCGGGAGCCATCAGCACCGCCCGGTTCGCGTTGTAGAGCCAGGCGAGCTCCGGGAGGGCCGCGTTCTGGTGCGCCATGAACGAGGTGTAGTCGCGGATCGGGGCGTCGGTGAAGTGGACGCAGCCCTTGGAGCTGATCCCGACCGGGTAACCAGCCAGGCCGTGCCGGGCCAGGATGTCGCGGCAGCCCGCCATCAGCCGGTCGTTGAGCCGGTCCAGGTGGGTGTACGCCTCGGGGGTCAGCACCTCCAGCAGGTTCGCGCGCGCCGCCGCCATCGCCAGGGGGTTCCCGTTGTAGGTACCGACCTGCTTCACCTTGTCCGAGGCGACCACCGCCATCAGCTCCTCGGTGGCGCCGATGGCGCCGGTCGGCAGCCCGCCGCCGAGCGCCTTGGCGAGGGTCACCATGTCCGGGAGCACGCCGAACCGCTCGACCGCGCCGCCGGCGGCGACGCACAGGCCGGTCTTGACCTCGTCGAAGATGAGCACGATGCCGTGCCTGCGGGTGATCTCACGGACGGCCTGCAGATACCCGGGCTCGGGCAGCACGACTCCCAGGTTCATCATGGCCGCTTCCATGATCACACAGGCGGGCTTGCGGCCCTCGGCCTCGAGCGCCTCGATTCGTCGTTCCATCGCGGCGGCGTCGTTGAAGGGCACCGCCACGGTGAGGTCGACGACGGCCTGGGGGATTCCCGCGCCGTAGCTGAGGGAGTTCATCCGGTCGGGCGGGCCGATGTCGTCGTACGGCGCACCGATGGAGACCATCACGTAGTCGTGGTGCCCGTGGTACGAGCCGAAGATCTTC
This genomic interval from Parafrankia irregularis contains the following:
- a CDS encoding NAD(P)/FAD-dependent oxidoreductase; translation: MSDSDTRPIETGPIETGPGETGPDETGSDDARPGDSGADRALVSPTGWSLWAGAPDESGRPLGPRARGALTADVCVVGAGYTGLWTAYHLARTHPALRVVVVEKETVGFGASGRNGGWCSALFPTAALAAQMRPALAATIDEIGAIALEEGIDCDFVKAGTLRVATTPAQATRLRRTAGTEWLDANEVAGIVRVAGAEGGVLDPDCAVLHPGRLVRGLAAAAERRGVTVFERSPARRIVPGRVVLDGGVVRADVIVRATEGYTATLPGLRREVVPIYSLVVATEPLGPATWDEIGWERRVAVTDDRHMIIYAQRTADGRIVLGGEGTPYHFGSRINPSFDVEPAIFDQLRQTLATLFPAAATARITHRWGGPLGVPRDWTPSVHLDRATGLAHAGGYVGDGVAASALAGQTLAELITGRSSERTGLPWVRGERRRWEPEPLRWLGITGGTRLARAVDARENRTGRPSRLGSVLAALTGGH
- a CDS encoding aspartate aminotransferase family protein, with the translated sequence MVPDATTLASRPDVSAETIAGLMAREERALESRTQGSRALHARAARTMTGGVPSSYQAREPWPIYLTRGSGSRVWDVDGNEYSDFHNGYGSMVQGHAHPAIVRAVSERIPLGSHFAMPTEDSVVVSEELARRFGLPQWRFVNSGSEATMDAIRIARGATGRDPIVKIFGSYHGHHDYVMVSIGAPYDDIGPPDRMNSLSYGAGIPQAVVDLTVAVPFNDAAAMERRIEALEAEGRKPACVIMEAAMMNLGVVLPEPGYLQAVREITRRHGIVLIFDEVKTGLCVAAGGAVERFGVLPDMVTLAKALGGGLPTGAIGATEELMAVVASDKVKQVGTYNGNPLAMAAARANLLEVLTPEAYTHLDRLNDRLMAGCRDILARHGLAGYPVGISSKGCVHFTDAPIRDYTSFMAHQNAALPELAWLYNANRAVLMAPGREEEWTLSVQHTDADVDRYLDSLDVMAGDLARR